In one Streptomyces venezuelae genomic region, the following are encoded:
- a CDS encoding arsenate reductase ArsC, with the protein MPDTPQQPSVLFVCVHNAGRSQMAAAFLTHLAGDRVQVRSAGSAPAETVNPAVTEALGEVGIDISAEVPKVLTVEAVQASDVVITMGCGDTCPVFPGKRYLDWQLPDPAGQGVDAVRPIRDEIERRVRTLIDDIAPAGGA; encoded by the coding sequence ATGCCTGACACCCCGCAGCAGCCGTCGGTGCTGTTCGTCTGTGTCCACAACGCCGGACGCTCACAGATGGCGGCGGCCTTCCTCACCCACCTCGCCGGAGACCGCGTCCAGGTCCGGTCCGCGGGCTCGGCCCCGGCCGAGACGGTCAACCCGGCCGTGACCGAGGCCCTCGGCGAAGTCGGCATCGACATCTCCGCCGAGGTGCCCAAGGTCCTCACCGTGGAAGCCGTCCAGGCCTCCGACGTCGTCATCACCATGGGCTGCGGCGACACCTGCCCCGTCTTCCCGGGCAAGCGCTACCTCGACTGGCAACTCCCGGACCCGGCAGGCCAAGGCGTCGACGCGGTCCGCCCCATCCGCGACGAGATCGAACGACGCGTGCGCACCCTGATCGACGACATCGCACCGGCGGGCGGCGCATGA
- a CDS encoding ArsR/SmtB family transcription factor: MSNQELVVLGESGGPDACCPGLLTTPLDEEQAVDLAKVFKALGDPVRLRLLSLIASQAGGEVCVCDLTPAFDLSQPTISHHLKLLRQAGLIDCERRGTWVYYWLLPEMTDRLAGILTRPAGTPLPDRGETAGAAS; encoded by the coding sequence ATGTCGAATCAAGAGCTTGTGGTGCTGGGAGAGTCCGGCGGGCCCGACGCATGCTGCCCGGGGCTGCTGACCACCCCGCTCGACGAGGAACAGGCCGTTGACCTCGCGAAGGTCTTCAAGGCGCTCGGCGACCCGGTGCGCTTGCGGCTGCTGTCGCTCATCGCTTCGCAGGCGGGCGGGGAGGTCTGCGTGTGCGACCTGACCCCGGCCTTCGACCTGTCGCAGCCGACGATCTCGCATCACCTCAAGCTGCTGCGGCAGGCCGGTCTGATCGACTGCGAGCGGCGCGGCACATGGGTCTACTACTGGCTGCTGCCGGAGATGACCGACCGCCTCGCCGGCATCCTGACCCGCCCCGCCGGCACTCCGCTGCCCGACCGCGGTGAGACGGCCGGTGCTGCCTCGTGA
- a CDS encoding ATP-binding protein produces MHEYTSTIRVWGLTCPGFPEEVSRARRWTRDILRDSPLADDAELIVSELSANAILHTASGRQSGSFSLAIEVSPQMLTLSVTDGGDTGTAPKVEHQNEEAEHGRGLEMVSAIAHRVIVNDSDHGHTVTAAFFTEAGRGGQLCG; encoded by the coding sequence ATGCACGAGTATACGAGCACTATCCGAGTCTGGGGCCTCACTTGCCCAGGTTTTCCAGAAGAGGTCAGCCGGGCCCGACGCTGGACGCGGGACATCCTTCGTGACTCGCCCCTGGCAGATGACGCCGAACTGATCGTGAGCGAGCTGAGCGCGAACGCGATCCTGCACACAGCCAGCGGGCGTCAGTCGGGCAGCTTCTCCCTGGCCATCGAGGTATCCCCGCAGATGCTCACCCTGTCGGTCACCGACGGCGGAGACACGGGAACCGCCCCCAAGGTCGAGCATCAGAACGAAGAGGCTGAACACGGCCGGGGCCTGGAGATGGTCAGCGCCATCGCTCACCGCGTCATCGTCAATGACAGCGACCACGGCCACACGGTCACCGCGGCTTTCTTCACCGAGGCCGGCAGGGGAGGCCAACTATGCGGGTGA
- a CDS encoding ANTAR domain-containing response regulator encodes MTPQQRLADAFVALAGSATEGSPDVPETLATLAARSTSLLGVRAASVVYAPGGREQPQASGSDPDVAGLEHEALSWHEGPGHGAYGTDARLTAPLHLDGATQRHWPRYTPAALALGHTHVVALPLQVPARALGALVLFSDHGDAPSPDARALARSLVDFTALMLHRAQEAEEGRALNGQLERALTSRVIIEQAKGVLATRRSMSMDDAFDVLRSHARSRRRLLNDVAHEVVDGLADPSLTDPSTESHLSE; translated from the coding sequence ATGACGCCCCAACAGCGGCTGGCCGATGCGTTCGTGGCCCTGGCCGGCAGCGCGACCGAAGGCTCACCCGACGTACCCGAAACCCTCGCGACGCTGGCGGCCCGCAGCACGTCGCTCCTCGGTGTGCGCGCCGCGTCCGTGGTGTACGCGCCAGGCGGTCGCGAGCAGCCGCAGGCGAGCGGCTCCGACCCCGACGTGGCCGGCCTGGAGCACGAGGCGCTCTCCTGGCACGAAGGCCCCGGCCACGGCGCGTACGGAACCGACGCGCGGCTCACGGCACCGCTGCACCTCGACGGCGCGACGCAGCGCCACTGGCCCCGCTACACCCCGGCGGCCCTGGCGCTCGGCCACACCCACGTCGTCGCGCTGCCCCTCCAGGTGCCGGCCCGCGCCCTGGGGGCGCTCGTCCTGTTCTCCGACCACGGGGACGCCCCCAGCCCGGATGCCCGGGCGCTGGCCCGGTCCCTCGTGGACTTCACCGCCCTGATGCTGCACCGCGCGCAGGAGGCCGAGGAGGGCCGGGCGCTCAACGGCCAGCTGGAGCGGGCCCTCACCAGCCGGGTGATCATCGAGCAGGCGAAGGGCGTCCTCGCGACGCGCAGGTCGATGAGCATGGACGACGCCTTCGACGTGCTGCGATCCCACGCGAGGTCCCGGCGGCGGCTGCTGAACGACGTGGCGCACGAGGTGGTCGACGGGCTGGCGGATCCGTCGCTGACCGACCCCTCGACGGAGTCGCATCTCTCGGAATGA
- a CDS encoding bifunctional metallophosphatase/5'-nucleotidase has protein sequence MTQSASGVSSSSSVTTDTTDTTLTPRHAAFKRAALGCVAVAVGVALCLPGSSTAAPAPRAEAAPAPRADVPVQLIALNDLHGNLDPVEGAAGQVRRAGGKDVQAGGMGQLAALVAKARGGQRRSLTVGAGDMIGGSPLLSALFHDEPTVQALERLGLDVSSVGNHEFDEGPRELERMARGGCHPEDGCAPGGKYDGAQFPYLAANVSRAGSSEPLLKPYAIETLAGGLRIGFIGVVTKDAPQAINASQVRDLEFHDEVPVVKRYSEELRRAGVDAQVLLVHEGEAANGVAGRGDCDADGPGSRLRGRIKGIAERTPSAVDLIVSGHSHDSYECTVTDPSGAPRSVTQADSFGRSFTDLRFRLGADGDVVRSSVTARNRIVPVDSAKQPAMRKLIETWRARSAKVADRTVGHISADMPGRGSKEKETPLGSLIADAQTEATRGERAELALLNPGGMRADLVRGGDGSVTFADAFRTQPFGTPLMTMTLTGDQLLTVLREQFSGANAEEPRFLQLSSALKYSVDMKRSGAARLLTETVQVKGERVRPTGKYRVTVNDFLANGGNGFSTFTKGTERGGGSVTDLDALVHYLENNSAPNAPLDPPDPGRITFLAE, from the coding sequence GTGACTCAATCCGCTTCGGGTGTTTCCTCCTCGTCCTCCGTCACCACCGACACCACCGACACCACCCTCACCCCTCGGCACGCCGCCTTCAAGCGCGCCGCCCTCGGCTGTGTCGCCGTCGCCGTCGGCGTCGCCCTCTGCCTGCCGGGGTCGTCGACCGCCGCCCCCGCGCCCCGTGCCGAAGCCGCCCCCGCGCCCCGTGCCGACGTCCCCGTTCAGCTCATCGCGCTCAATGACCTGCACGGGAATCTCGACCCCGTCGAAGGGGCCGCCGGGCAGGTGCGGCGGGCGGGGGGCAAGGATGTGCAGGCCGGGGGAATGGGGCAGTTGGCGGCGCTTGTCGCCAAGGCTCGGGGCGGGCAGCGGAGGTCGTTGACCGTGGGGGCGGGGGACATGATCGGGGGGAGTCCGTTGCTGTCCGCGCTGTTTCACGACGAGCCGACCGTGCAGGCTCTGGAGCGGCTCGGGCTCGATGTCAGTTCCGTGGGGAACCATGAATTCGACGAGGGCCCGAGGGAACTGGAGCGGATGGCTCGGGGCGGGTGTCACCCGGAGGACGGGTGTGCGCCCGGTGGGAAGTACGACGGGGCCCAATTCCCGTATCTGGCCGCCAATGTGAGCCGGGCCGGGAGCAGCGAGCCGTTGCTCAAGCCGTACGCGATCGAAACGCTGGCCGGTGGGCTGCGTATCGGGTTCATCGGGGTCGTCACCAAAGACGCGCCTCAGGCGATCAATGCCTCCCAGGTGCGTGATCTTGAGTTTCACGACGAAGTTCCCGTCGTGAAGCGGTATTCGGAGGAGCTCCGGCGCGCCGGTGTCGACGCCCAGGTGCTGCTCGTGCACGAAGGGGAGGCCGCCAACGGCGTCGCCGGGCGTGGGGACTGTGACGCCGACGGGCCCGGCTCCCGGCTCCGGGGGCGGATCAAGGGCATCGCCGAGCGGACGCCCAGCGCCGTCGACCTCATCGTCAGCGGGCACTCGCACGACTCGTACGAGTGCACGGTCACCGATCCCTCCGGCGCGCCCCGCTCCGTGACGCAGGCCGACTCCTTCGGGCGGTCCTTCACCGATCTGCGGTTCCGTCTGGGGGCGGACGGAGACGTCGTACGGTCGTCCGTGACCGCGCGGAACCGGATCGTGCCCGTCGACAGCGCGAAGCAGCCCGCGATGCGCAAGCTCATCGAGACCTGGCGGGCACGGTCCGCGAAGGTCGCCGACCGGACCGTCGGACACATCTCCGCCGACATGCCGGGCCGCGGGTCGAAGGAGAAGGAGACGCCCCTCGGCAGCCTGATCGCCGACGCGCAGACGGAGGCCACCCGGGGCGAGCGCGCCGAGCTGGCGCTGCTGAATCCGGGAGGCATGCGCGCCGACCTCGTCCGCGGGGGCGACGGGTCCGTGACCTTCGCCGACGCGTTCCGTACGCAGCCCTTCGGCACGCCGCTGATGACCATGACGCTCACCGGGGATCAGCTGCTCACCGTACTCAGGGAGCAGTTCTCCGGGGCCAACGCCGAAGAGCCGCGGTTCCTGCAGCTGTCCTCCGCGCTGAAGTACTCGGTCGACATGAAGCGCTCCGGGGCGGCGCGGCTGCTGACCGAGACCGTCCAGGTGAAGGGCGAGCGGGTGCGGCCCACAGGGAAGTACCGCGTCACCGTGAACGACTTCCTCGCCAATGGCGGGAACGGCTTCTCCACCTTCACCAAGGGAACGGAGCGCGGCGGAGGATCGGTGACCGACCTCGACGCGCTGGTGCACTACCTGGAGAACAACTCCGCCCCGAACGCGCCCCTCGACCCGCCCGACCCCGGCCGGATCACCTTCCTCGCCGAGTAG
- a CDS encoding NUDIX hydrolase, with the protein MSVAGVIVDDQDRALLIKRRDNGKWEPPGGILEREETIPEALQREVLEETGIKIVLPATLTGIYKNMTGLIVSMVFRCEAADGTPTTGDETRALRWATREEVTELADEAYAIRVLDALDAASPPAIRAHDGVKLV; encoded by the coding sequence GTGAGCGTTGCCGGAGTCATCGTCGACGATCAGGATCGTGCCCTCCTGATCAAGCGCCGGGACAACGGCAAGTGGGAGCCCCCGGGCGGAATCCTCGAACGCGAAGAGACCATCCCCGAGGCCTTGCAACGCGAGGTCCTCGAAGAGACCGGAATCAAGATCGTGCTTCCGGCGACCCTCACCGGCATCTACAAGAACATGACGGGCTTGATCGTCTCCATGGTCTTCCGCTGCGAGGCCGCCGACGGTACGCCCACCACCGGCGACGAGACCCGCGCTCTGCGCTGGGCGACCCGCGAAGAAGTCACCGAACTCGCCGACGAGGCCTACGCGATCCGCGTCCTGGACGCACTCGACGCAGCATCCCCGCCGGCCATTCGCGCCCATGACGGCGTGAAACTCGTCTAG
- a CDS encoding chemotaxis protein CheB has protein sequence MTADQPTARRPTARQPLTGQAAAGSYAVVAVASSAGGVQGLSELLGALGPRLPVPVLVVQHLDPRHRTVIADVLDRRTDLPVQIAEAGEKPIPGTVHIAPPGRHLLVGSDGKLTLSDAELVHFVRPSADLLFESVAAFYGSRAIACVLTGTGVDGAMGVEAVHSRGGTVIAENPQTAQFSGMPQAAVTTGAVDFVLPLVEIAEVVRGLLDATGQ, from the coding sequence GTGACGGCCGACCAGCCCACCGCCCGCCGACCCACCGCCCGCCAGCCCTTGACCGGCCAGGCCGCCGCGGGTTCCTACGCCGTCGTCGCCGTGGCGTCGTCCGCGGGCGGCGTCCAGGGGCTCAGCGAGCTTCTGGGGGCGCTGGGCCCGCGGCTTCCGGTGCCGGTGCTGGTGGTGCAGCACCTCGACCCCCGGCACCGGACCGTGATCGCCGACGTCCTCGACCGGCGTACGGACCTGCCGGTGCAGATCGCGGAGGCCGGGGAGAAACCGATCCCCGGCACCGTCCACATCGCGCCACCCGGGCGGCACCTGCTCGTCGGCTCGGACGGGAAGCTGACGCTCTCCGACGCGGAGCTGGTCCACTTCGTACGGCCCTCCGCCGACCTCCTCTTCGAATCGGTCGCCGCTTTCTACGGGTCCCGTGCCATCGCCTGCGTGCTGACCGGGACCGGTGTGGACGGGGCGATGGGCGTGGAGGCCGTGCATTCGCGCGGCGGGACCGTGATCGCGGAGAATCCGCAGACCGCGCAGTTCTCCGGGATGCCCCAGGCGGCCGTCACCACGGGCGCGGTGGATTTCGTGCTACCTCTTGTGGAGATCGCGGAAGTCGTCCGCGGACTTCTCGACGCCACGGGGCAGTGA
- a CDS encoding GntR family transcriptional regulator has translation MTSLPSLLGDIDPTSDRAVFRQIADQLREAIDRGRFKESEKLPSEAELVEHYGVSRMTVRNSFSVLQGEGLVHAEHGKGVFVRPRPPVRRLASDRFARRHREQGKSAFIVEADAAGSHPQVDSLEVKEEKATQDIATRLGSVRRVLARRRRYLLDGRPVEFATSYLPLDIARGTQIAEPNPGPGGIYARLEELGHHLDHFDEEIRARMPAPSEVKTLRLASGVPVIHLVRTAYDTEGRAVEVCDTVMAADAYVLSYQLPAT, from the coding sequence GTGACGTCACTCCCGAGCCTGCTCGGCGACATCGACCCCACGAGTGATCGTGCGGTCTTTCGGCAGATCGCCGACCAGCTGCGCGAGGCCATCGACCGTGGGCGGTTCAAGGAGAGCGAAAAGCTTCCCTCGGAGGCCGAACTCGTCGAGCACTACGGCGTATCCCGGATGACCGTTCGGAACTCCTTCTCCGTGTTGCAGGGTGAGGGCCTGGTCCACGCCGAGCATGGCAAGGGCGTCTTCGTACGACCGCGGCCTCCCGTGCGACGGCTCGCCTCCGACCGCTTCGCCCGACGCCACCGCGAGCAGGGCAAGTCCGCCTTCATCGTCGAGGCCGACGCGGCAGGCAGTCACCCGCAGGTCGACAGCTTGGAGGTCAAGGAGGAGAAGGCCACGCAGGACATCGCCACCCGCCTTGGGTCTGTGCGGCGTGTGCTCGCTCGGCGGCGGCGGTATCTGCTCGACGGCCGGCCGGTCGAGTTCGCCACCTCCTACCTCCCACTCGACATCGCGCGCGGCACGCAGATTGCCGAACCCAACCCCGGTCCCGGCGGCATCTATGCCCGCCTCGAAGAACTGGGCCACCACCTCGACCACTTCGACGAGGAGATCCGGGCCCGGATGCCCGCACCGTCCGAGGTGAAGACGCTCCGGCTGGCCTCCGGTGTACCCGTGATCCACCTGGTCCGCACCGCGTACGACACCGAAGGACGGGCCGTGGAGGTCTGCGACACCGTCATGGCGGCGGACGCCTACGTCCTGTCGTACCAGCTCCCGGCCACGTGA
- the arsB gene encoding ACR3 family arsenite efflux transporter — MAVGLGLGRLVPGLGDALATVTVGGVSLPIALGLLVMMYPVLAKVRFDRLDTVTRDRRLLLPSLLLNWILGPALMFALAWLFLPDLPEYRTGLIIVGLARCIAMVIIWNDLACGHREAAAVLVALNSVFQVIAFSALGWFYLQALPGWLGLEQTGLDVSVWEIARGVLVFLGIPLAAGYLTRRIGEKLKGRDWYEAELIPRIAPFALYGLLFTIVVLFALQGDAITNQPLDVVRIALPLLVYFALMWAGSMLLGKAVGLDYPRTTTLAFTAAGNNFELAIAVAIATFGASSGQALAGVVGPLIEVPVLIGLVYVALYARRYFTAPTEVAPQEEPTHA; from the coding sequence ATGGCCGTGGGCCTCGGCCTGGGCCGCCTGGTCCCGGGGCTCGGGGACGCGTTGGCCACCGTGACAGTGGGCGGGGTTTCCCTGCCGATCGCGCTGGGCCTGCTCGTGATGATGTATCCGGTGCTGGCCAAGGTCCGTTTCGACCGGCTCGACACCGTGACCCGGGACCGGCGCCTGCTGCTGCCTTCGCTGCTGCTGAACTGGATTCTCGGCCCGGCCCTGATGTTCGCCCTGGCCTGGCTGTTCCTGCCGGACCTGCCCGAGTACCGCACTGGTCTGATCATCGTCGGTCTGGCCCGCTGCATCGCCATGGTCATCATCTGGAACGACCTCGCCTGCGGACACCGGGAAGCTGCCGCTGTCCTCGTCGCGCTCAACTCGGTGTTCCAGGTGATCGCGTTCTCTGCGCTCGGCTGGTTCTACCTCCAGGCACTGCCAGGTTGGCTGGGCCTGGAACAGACCGGACTCGACGTGTCCGTCTGGGAGATCGCCCGCGGCGTCCTGGTATTCCTCGGTATCCCGCTCGCGGCCGGGTACCTGACGCGCCGCATCGGTGAGAAGCTCAAGGGCCGCGACTGGTACGAGGCGGAACTGATCCCGCGCATCGCCCCGTTCGCTCTGTACGGGCTGCTGTTCACCATCGTCGTCCTCTTCGCTCTCCAGGGCGACGCCATCACCAACCAGCCGCTGGACGTGGTGCGTATCGCGCTGCCGCTGCTGGTCTACTTCGCGCTCATGTGGGCCGGATCGATGCTGCTGGGCAAGGCTGTCGGCCTCGACTACCCGCGTACCACCACGCTCGCCTTCACTGCCGCGGGCAACAACTTCGAGCTGGCCATCGCCGTGGCGATTGCCACCTTCGGAGCCTCCTCGGGGCAGGCCCTGGCCGGTGTCGTCGGCCCGCTCATCGAGGTGCCCGTGCTGATCGGCCTGGTCTACGTGGCCTTGTACGCGCGCCGCTACTTCACCGCCCCTACCGAGGTCGCTCCGCAGGAAGAGCCCACCCATGCCTGA
- a CDS encoding CheR family methyltransferase yields the protein MNESGKEPLPETRHEPRQEKRHDSRQETRQAARAEAQNAEPNEALEELLLFIREARGFDFTGYKRSTLGRRINKRMSDVGMDSYRDYQDLLETSSDEFSALFNTILINVTSFFRDPDAWTFLQHEVVPELIADLAPDQEIRVWSAGCSSGEEAYSLAIMFAEALGIAECLRRVKIYATDVDEEALREARSGLYPTKALEPLAPELREKYFEPNGAQLSFRPDLRRRVIFGRHDITRDAPISRLDLLLCRNTLMYFNVEAQTQIVDRFHFALRQGGYLFLGKAEMLLNDAERFEVADMRQRVFRRRTGEAGLPYQPAPLKVRSSSGLELHSVARTRQLRDLVLDAGPTPWIAIDGDGAVVVINSQARSQFGLSSGDVGRPFQDLEISYRPVELRSLIEQATHERRTLRVNRAERRVGEEVQYLDILIQPLSGPNGLHVATTISFTDVTVATQLKAEVKRVREDLETAYEELQSTNEELETTNEELQSSIEELETTNEELQSTNEELETTNEELQSGNEELETMNDEMRIRTEELDEARAFLEAVLTSIAAGVVVLDSKLRVKSWNRGAVDLWGLRSDEVINEPFFDLDFGLPTEELRPVVQDCLKSRKRTGPVPVNALSRIGRPIMCDVFCSPFDGHHGGVVLMMEESRISSSD from the coding sequence ATGAACGAATCTGGCAAGGAACCTCTCCCCGAGACTCGCCACGAGCCTCGCCAGGAGAAGCGCCATGACTCTCGCCAAGAGACACGGCAAGCCGCGCGCGCGGAGGCCCAGAACGCGGAACCCAATGAAGCCCTGGAAGAGCTGCTGCTCTTCATCAGGGAGGCCCGTGGGTTCGACTTCACCGGGTACAAGCGTTCCACCCTGGGCCGCCGCATCAACAAGCGGATGTCCGACGTCGGCATGGACTCGTACCGGGACTACCAGGACCTCCTGGAGACGAGCTCCGACGAGTTCAGCGCTCTCTTCAATACGATCCTGATCAACGTCACGTCGTTCTTCCGGGACCCGGACGCCTGGACCTTCCTCCAGCACGAGGTCGTCCCCGAACTGATCGCGGACCTCGCCCCCGACCAGGAGATCCGGGTGTGGAGCGCCGGCTGCTCCAGCGGCGAGGAGGCGTACTCGCTGGCCATCATGTTCGCGGAGGCCCTGGGCATCGCGGAGTGCCTGCGCCGCGTCAAGATCTACGCCACGGACGTGGACGAGGAAGCGCTGCGCGAGGCCCGGTCGGGCCTGTACCCGACGAAGGCGCTGGAGCCGCTCGCTCCGGAACTGCGGGAGAAGTACTTCGAGCCGAACGGCGCGCAGCTCAGCTTCCGCCCCGACCTCCGGCGCCGGGTGATCTTCGGGCGGCACGACATCACCCGTGACGCCCCGATCTCCCGGCTCGACCTGCTGCTCTGCCGCAACACGCTGATGTACTTCAACGTCGAGGCGCAGACGCAGATCGTCGACCGCTTCCACTTCGCCCTGCGCCAGGGCGGCTACCTCTTCCTCGGCAAGGCCGAGATGCTGCTGAACGACGCCGAGCGGTTCGAGGTGGCCGACATGCGCCAGCGGGTCTTCCGGCGCCGCACCGGCGAGGCCGGGCTGCCCTACCAGCCCGCACCCCTGAAGGTGCGCAGCAGCTCGGGGCTAGAACTGCACTCCGTGGCGCGCACCCGGCAGTTGCGCGACCTGGTCCTCGACGCGGGTCCGACCCCGTGGATCGCGATCGACGGCGACGGCGCGGTCGTCGTGATCAACAGCCAGGCGAGGAGCCAGTTCGGGCTGAGCTCGGGCGATGTGGGCCGCCCCTTCCAGGACCTGGAGATCTCCTACCGGCCGGTCGAGCTCCGCTCCTTGATCGAGCAGGCCACGCACGAGCGCAGGACGCTGCGGGTCAACCGGGCGGAGCGGCGGGTCGGCGAGGAGGTCCAGTACCTCGACATCCTCATCCAGCCGCTCTCCGGGCCCAATGGCCTGCACGTCGCGACCACGATCTCCTTCACCGACGTCACCGTGGCCACTCAGCTGAAGGCCGAGGTCAAGCGCGTCCGCGAGGACCTGGAGACGGCATACGAGGAACTCCAGTCGACGAACGAGGAGCTGGAGACCACCAACGAGGAACTCCAGTCCAGCATCGAGGAGCTGGAGACCACCAATGAGGAACTCCAGTCCACGAACGAGGAGCTGGAGACCACCAACGAAGAGCTCCAGTCCGGCAACGAGGAACTGGAGACGATGAATGACGAGATGCGCATCCGCACCGAGGAGCTCGACGAGGCGCGGGCGTTCCTGGAAGCGGTGCTCACCAGCATCGCGGCGGGCGTGGTGGTGCTGGACAGCAAGCTGAGGGTCAAGAGCTGGAACCGGGGCGCCGTCGACCTGTGGGGTCTGCGCAGCGACGAGGTCATCAACGAGCCGTTCTTCGACCTGGACTTCGGGCTGCCGACGGAGGAGCTGCGGCCTGTGGTGCAGGACTGTCTGAAGAGCCGCAAGCGCACGGGGCCGGTTCCCGTGAACGCCCTGAGCCGGATCGGGCGCCCCATCATGTGCGACGTCTTCTGCTCCCCGTTCGACGGGCACCACGGTGGTGTCGTCCTCATGATGGAGGAGAGCCGGATTTCCTCGTCCGACTGA
- a CDS encoding GAF domain-containing protein: MEPQWYDDALGVVSTARGRAARALERAERATASAERRERQRVSDPDSDEFHAQAAEMHRRSAACHRSSAALHAAFADRTAAWVRGKGSRPRFMTGVAEALGTGSAAIALVDSAQNQLAIAVSDEPALNAQDLEYVLGEGPCRDAAYERRPVHSAGEQMGRRWPGYGPALTSMGISSVLAVPLETRAGCFGALAVFDPRAGLVGSADLDEVTAALTRIVLLGPDADPELYGGTDHRDTVQQAAGALSVRLACGVDDALALIKARAFTDETTTEAVARRILDEDPYL, from the coding sequence ATGGAGCCGCAGTGGTACGACGATGCCCTCGGCGTCGTGTCGACTGCCCGTGGGCGCGCCGCCCGGGCGTTGGAGCGGGCCGAGCGGGCCACGGCTTCGGCCGAACGGCGCGAACGTCAGAGGGTGTCCGACCCCGACAGCGACGAATTCCACGCCCAGGCCGCCGAGATGCACCGGCGCTCGGCCGCCTGCCACCGTTCCTCCGCCGCCCTGCACGCCGCTTTCGCCGACCGCACCGCGGCGTGGGTGCGCGGCAAGGGAAGCCGTCCCCGATTCATGACCGGCGTGGCGGAGGCGCTGGGCACGGGCAGCGCCGCGATCGCCCTCGTCGACTCCGCGCAGAACCAGCTGGCGATCGCGGTCTCCGACGAACCGGCCCTGAACGCGCAGGACTTGGAGTACGTCCTCGGTGAGGGCCCGTGCCGTGACGCGGCGTACGAACGGCGCCCGGTCCACTCCGCCGGGGAGCAGATGGGACGACGCTGGCCGGGGTACGGGCCGGCGCTCACCTCCATGGGCATCAGCTCGGTGCTCGCCGTTCCCCTGGAGACACGGGCCGGGTGTTTCGGGGCCCTCGCGGTGTTCGATCCACGCGCCGGGCTCGTGGGGTCGGCGGATCTCGACGAGGTCACCGCCGCCCTCACCCGCATCGTGCTGCTCGGACCCGACGCCGACCCGGAACTGTACGGCGGGACGGACCACAGGGACACCGTCCAGCAGGCGGCGGGTGCCCTTTCCGTACGGCTCGCCTGCGGTGTCGATGACGCGCTGGCGCTGATCAAGGCCCGGGCATTCACGGATGAGACGACGACCGAGGCCGTGGCCCGGCGGATCCTGGACGAAGATCCGTATCTTTGA
- a CDS encoding ArsI/CadI family heavy metal resistance metalloenzyme, with amino-acid sequence MSRAQLALRVSDLEASITFYSKLFGTEPAKRREGYANFAITEPPLKLVLIEGDPGQDTRLDHLGVEVDSTDQVIAATGRLKDAGLATFEENDTSCCYALQDKVWVRGPGQEPWEVYVVKADADTLGKSVRADGGGDGCCTSEEHDPDSRGARVDCNCC; translated from the coding sequence GTGTCCCGTGCTCAGCTCGCCCTGCGTGTCAGCGACCTGGAAGCGTCGATCACCTTCTACTCGAAGCTGTTCGGCACCGAACCGGCCAAGCGGCGCGAGGGCTACGCCAACTTCGCCATCACCGAGCCCCCGCTCAAGCTCGTCCTCATCGAGGGCGACCCGGGGCAGGACACCCGCCTCGACCACCTCGGCGTCGAGGTCGACTCCACCGACCAGGTCATCGCGGCCACCGGTCGCCTCAAGGACGCAGGGCTGGCGACGTTCGAGGAGAACGACACCTCCTGCTGCTACGCCCTCCAGGACAAGGTCTGGGTCCGCGGCCCCGGCCAGGAGCCCTGGGAGGTCTACGTGGTCAAGGCCGACGCCGACACCCTCGGCAAGAGCGTCCGGGCCGATGGCGGTGGCGATGGCTGCTGCACCAGCGAGGAGCACGACCCCGATTCCCGGGGCGCGCGCGTGGACTGCAACTGCTGCTGA